The proteins below come from a single Tachypleus tridentatus isolate NWPU-2018 chromosome 13, ASM421037v1, whole genome shotgun sequence genomic window:
- the LOC143236116 gene encoding uncharacterized protein LOC143236116, protein MELDQQPIKITVMSPYSLPDEVKKIAGMQNELDTQISKLEVVLENKKVKCGKIAKFQVISQENIDEKYEEISSYDRKFSIVEDDVIIWIKKNKEILKEVQDLVSEVERARSDTEQKRISWEAEKKKFARARETMERHKDKVQKIGGQSEMFIRLFKCHSAVQDLHKEREEFMSNPENADTLRTNEALLGKQRDDLQKEKTSVVKETEELEHNILEVHKRIEQTEKELVVLRKRNSAQLLRLKRQVQEMQTRNCQWNERASQLEESIYQLRSQLQH, encoded by the exons ATGGAACTTGACCAACAGCCTATCAAGATCACCGTAATGTCTCCCTACAGCTTGCCTGATGAAGTGAAAAAAATAGCTGGCATGCAAAATGAGTTAGACACTCAGATTTCAAAGCTTGAAGttgtattggaaaataaaaaggtaaaatgtGGGAAAATTGCTAAATTTCAGGTTATAT CTCAAGAAAATATTGATGAGAAATATGAGGAAATATCAAGCTATGACAGAAAGTTTTCTATCGTGGAGGATGATGTTATAATCTGGATCAAGAAgaacaaagaaattttaaagG AAGTCCAAGATTTGGTCAGTGAAGTTGAAAGAGCAAGGTCGGACACCGAACAAAAACGAATATCGTGGGAAgcagaaaaaaa AAAGTTCGCTAGAGCAAGAGAAACAATGGAGAGACACAAAGACAAAGTTCAGAAAATCGGGGGTCAATCTGAAATGTTTATTCGTCTTTTCAAATGTCATTCAGCGGTTCAAGATTTGCATAAAGAAA GGGAAGAATTTATGAGCAATCCGGAAAACGCAGACACTCTTCGTACTAACGAAGCATTACTCGGAAAACAGAGAGACGACTTACAGAAAGAGAAGACGTCTGTTGTCAAGGAAACAGAAGAACTCGAACATAAT atactaGAAGTACACAAAAGAATAGAACAGACAGAAAAAGAACTAGTGGTGCTTCGT AAAAGAAATTCAGCCCAGCTTCTTCGTTTAAAACGACAGGTGCAAGAAATGCAGACCAGAAATTGTCAGTGGAACGAGAGGGCCAGCCAGCTAGAGGAATCTATTTACCAACTTCGTTCCCAACTACAGCACTGA